Within the Strigops habroptila isolate Jane chromosome 15, bStrHab1.2.pri, whole genome shotgun sequence genome, the region TGGGCTGCAACCAAGGGAGCACCCGCTGGGTGAAGGGGAACGAAAGACTACTTTGGTGAATTgagatttttctcctgttcacCATCACATTCATCTCACAGCAGCTTCAGTACCTCTGAGCAGTACTCACTTTGTGCCTTCGTCAGCACAAGACAAAAAGGTAGCAACTGGTCCCTCTTAccctgaagaaacagaagttgtttcccaaagtattttaaaaatagcattcaaACATTTGTTGATGAACCCTCTTGCTACATCAGATTCATATCTAAGGACACAGGGAAGGAAATCCAGCCAGGGCAACACAGCTGCCTAGGAGAGTGACTGAGTCTTTGAACGTTAATTCTTAATGAAGGAGATGAGAACAAGGTGTCTCATCCAACCTCACCACCACCACGAGCTGGAAGCCATGATGTTACTCATAAGAATACCCAAGTTTAGAAAACAACAGCACTTAGCAATTGCTCAAACAGCTAACCAGTTGTCATTAACCCAGCTCTCCATGCAGGGGAGTGGTGTGGAGGTTGCGAGATGGAAAATCCAAGCCTTGCAACACCTAGGACAGAACAGTTTACCAAGTACTGCATTAATAGCATTTTCCTGGCAGAAGGAATTccacaagcagcaaaacagtCCTGGCAGGATATGAGTATGGATCATGCATTCCCTGAGTCCAGCAGAGAAAGCCATCCCAGCAGACACTGGAGTCCCTTGCCCCATTTCGGGTCACACTGAACCACAGGGTACATTAACTGTTCCCAGAAACAGACTGCTCAGGACTGCTGCAATGCAGAAGCCTCCTCAGTAGTCAGATACCACCCTGGAGGAACACACTAAAAGGGGCAATCCTGCCTCTTCTCTAAGTaggtttttcctgcttttgtgaaCTTAAAATGAATGTTAAGGAAGTGAGGAGAAATTACTTTCAGTTCTCTAGCAACAAGAGTACCTTTGTATAACACCAGGAGCCTGCTACGAACTGCAGCAACGCAGTTTCAGTCGAATGGAGAAGTGCTGCAGCAACAGTGAGAGGCCAGTGGGTCAGGCTGGGGTTGGGGCAGAACCcactcctgcagctcccaggagAGGACAGGAGCACTAAGCCCCTTGCAGCTTGGGAATATTATGATCCCGCTGGGGCAGGATTCAGGGAAACCGCAGGAGCTAAACCTGCACCTGAAAACtgcctggggaaaagaaaccaactgGCTAGACagacttttccttcttctccactccctgccttttaaaaattattattatatttaaagacaaaaagcttGGCACTTCTCTAACACCCACTTCTCCAAAATCGTCCATCTGGGATACTAACAGCTCTGTCGATGCAGTGAGGCCATTTGCTCTCTATGACAAACGCTTTTGGATACAAATCATGGAAAGAGCAGTGCACAAACAGCATCTTCTCCTTGAGGTAGTCTTAGTCATCTTGGTCCCAAGCCCCCAAATACAAAAGAACTAACCCTAACAAACACTGTAACATTAAACATCTTCACATTCTGTAAACCGCTGGAGAATGCATCTGCTGCATTCATACAGAACCATGTGCATCGTGTTGAAGATCATACATTCAACTCTGTcgtgaaataaatatataggaaaaagagttaaaaaaaaaaaaaaacaaaaaacaaacaaacaaaagattCTTGCTACAACGGCAGGGACACCACTGCCCTGTCTCCTGCCTGGATCACGTTTGCCCCTCTCCCGGGGTGAGCCAGCTCCCTGCCCGAGGCACAGCGTAAGGCACCGGCCGGGCCGAGCTGGGCTCACTCTTTGCTCACACTCGTCTTGCAGGAATGTAGAACAGCCTTAAACAGGAGAGGCAGCTGCTCCAGGGGAACATTCACCATTTTTCCTGGTAAGAGAAAAACCAGAATTAGCAGCCACTCCTGAATCAGATTTCAGAGACACCTAAGCCAGCAAGGCTAGCAATAGTTTTACCTTGAACTTCTCAGAGAAACAGTTAATCATCCTACCGCTACATTAGACATTTGATATTCATTTGGACACAACAGGATTTATTATTTACTgaatagaaagcaaaataaatggcCAAAGTCAGATCAAAATGATTTCTTCACAATGGAGCAGTATTTATAGAAACTGGGAAAGACTAAATCCCGTCTCTCCTCAAAGTCCCTTGTTGATCTCAATGAGTAAATTATTAGAGCTACTCTGTGATTATTATCTAGTTCATTACGACAGAGTAGGATGAAGCATACAGAGCCTTGACACAGGGAGGCAAGTATCTCCCTTTGCCATAACATTCAGGAACAATGTTTTAGTAACACCAGACCTTGTAGATCTAATTAGTGACACAACTGCATTTGAAAGTTCACCTGTGGATTTCAGAGGTCCAGATGAGCTGAAACCTGGGGGTTACACTGCGGGTCTGCCCACTGCTCTCTCGACCATCTGCTCCATAATTAAGCAGCATTTCAGGGCTTTCTGTTTCTTATAACTACTCAAACCAGGATTGCACCCTTTTGAGGCAAAATGCCTCTGAGTTGGgattgaaaggaagaaaataaaaggagaacCCCCCACAGTACTTAAAGGGCAGCAGGTCAGAGCAAGGCATGTCTTCTTGGAGCAGAACGTAACACTGCATCTGCCAGCATTACAAGGACAGCTTGCAAAGAGCCAGTCTGGCTGGGTGAGCTAGGGGTGATGGGAGATAGGCTTAAAGGTGGGTGAGAAGCTTTGACAGAAGAAGGTCCCACACACACATCCTCCAAAGTCAGCAAGAATTTCACTtttatgaattttcttttaaaagaagcaaatttCATAACTTGTACATGATCCCATGGGAGAAGAGCTCAGAAAGTTACCTGCAATATATCGTATCTCTGGCAAACACATCATTAAATCCGGAAAACGGTTTGGCTGGTGTGGATATTTGTACTCTGTGAAGTCCTGGCAAACATACCAGTACCGCTTATTCAGCTGCTCCAGTTGGGATGCATTGGTCAAACCCCTGATGTCTGAAAGGGAATACAATTAGAGCAATGAatgaaaacatgacaaaaacATCCTAGAAGAATGGCAGCCTCACACTTATTGCCgtttcttcaggaaagacagaTTGATTTCTATAACTCTAAGCTGTGTCCCTGCTTCAGAGGCTGCCCAGTTAGATGACAACTAAAATTCCCATCTCCCCTCCTGGCTTACCTGCATCGTGGGTGCGTCTTTACACCTATGCCTGGGTACAGGATTTCCTTCCACAGAGGGCCAGGATGAGAACAGCTAATGTCTTAAGCTGCTCATCTACAGAGCTCAACTAACACTTTTGGAGATAACGGCTCCAGCAACCTTAAATCCCCATCTGCCTGGTGTAAAGCAGCTGTGTGTCAAGGTTTAGTCCTCACAGCAGATTCAGCGCAATACTTCCTCAGACAGAAACATGTTGGTTTTAGCTATATCATCCTGGCTGAGGAAAGCACTCAACTCTATAATTCAAGGTATCATCATATTTCTCCCTGTTTCATCTGTTTATGAATTATGTCATATGAGCTTTATAAACTTGTcaacttcttatttttaaatttagctttGCCAATGTCAGGCAacatacagaaaggaaaaatggacaTTTCCAAGCTATCAAACTGGCAGGAAGTCCCACTGCCACCCCTCAGTGTGATCAACAGCATCGGCACGCTGCTGGGAGTCCTGGGAGAGATCCAGTGCCATGGAGCAAGGAAGCTGCAGACCCTTGGTGCAGACTCGTATTGTAAGACCATCTGACGGAAGAGGCATTTATCTACTGCCCCAAagctgacttttaaaaataattctcaggtatttcacataaaaaatTGCAAACttcaactaaaaataaaagaagacaggaagttaatgaaaatacattttggaaaacaatGGAGACAGCTCGAGAAGTGTATTATCCAGTGTCAGGAAACTGCCCAGGGAAGCAAACCGGAACCTCAGCTCAGCACAGATTGAAGCGTCAGCACTATCTCCTGCTGGAAATGAGTGGGGGAGGAGAGAGCCTGCAGCACATTTTTACAGACTGCAACTATCTTTCACAGTATGAAAGACTTTGGGgacatttatttccaaaattacAGCTGAACGCCATCCATTGAGCATTTGCCTCtcaacagttttcttcttttacaacATGGAGAAATGTTGACGCTGGACCACAACAAATGACCAGCAAGCAGTGGATTGAGACGATATGCGAGAGTGGAGACAGGGACAGGCACTTCTGAGGAACAAACACAATCTATTCTAAACTATTCTGGCCCACTACAGTTGTTAGGCAATGACCAGGATCTTCTCACATGTTGAAGAATTGCTCTGCATGGATTTTGAAATGTCCAGGGTCTTGCAGCAGCCTGGACTGCCAGCTTTAATACCCTGGTTAATCAACAGCCCCTTCTTAGGCTGAATTCATTGCCTGCACACAAATACTTCATTTGTGATTACTTTTCCCTGTGAAGAGTTAGCATTAGGGGTAGCATCTAAAAAGTAGGAAGCCAGCTAGGTGACCTAAGTATATATCCTGAAggtaagtattttaaatagcCAGAAAAGCTCggaaaaaatcattttctaGTTGGGAATCTTCAAAAGGTTGCTATGCAAACAGCCAACATttacttcaggaaaagaaagtgatgcaaattaactgtttttaaaatatcattcaGTTAACTGGCTAAACAGTTACCTAAAGGAATAATACTTTTAGATTAAAAGTTCGTTAGCAGCTGGTAGGTCATCACTCACTCAACTCTCATCCAGAAATGGTTCACCAGCCTCTCTGATCTGTTCTTATCCTGGTGTTGGTACCCTTGGTACATATGTAAAATGACACACTCACTGTGCTTAGTCCCTGTATTTAAAGGCTATAAAAATTGTCTAAGCAAATTAATTCATTCACTTCCAGGATTTCTTCATGTGGGTACCCAAGTATCCTGCTCTGCGTGTGTATGGTCTGAATGATGgcaaacacatacacagaggTTTCAGAGCTCGAGACTCTTTGCTGCTCTCAGACCTCTTCCTCTTATTTCTCATCAGGGAAGCAAAGACTGCTTAGACTGTTTCACAGAATTTCTCCAGTGGGGCCAATACCTCCTCTTCATAGACTCACCTTGATTTAGGAAGTTAATGGCTTTCATACACGCATACTCCTCATTGCTGACCTTCAACTGGTTAAATTTGCGAAAGAGGTAGATCAACCgctccatcacctccatcccCTCTTCACTGAATCTGGAGGATAGAGATCACACATCAATGTATACAGGACACAGTCCATACAATAAAGGCaagaagctttttaaaataacttcagaggTTTTAACATCTTCAAAGAGACTTAACAAAATTTGCCATCAAAACTGTCTGAAGTCTTCTGGCACCATTCTTAAAGTAGaagtaagaaggaaaattacTCTAGCAGACACAACTGCGAGAGATATTTTAGCACAAAACCATCTCTTGGTGATGCAGTTCATCACCAGCCTGCTCTGATAGAGGAAAAGGTTTGATGGAGCCAGAAATATGCACAAACTGCTTGCGTGCTCATAGGCACACTGCTCTGCCTCTCTGCACTTCTATTTCCCTGGATTTCAATGAGGATTGTgcctctgccaggctgctctggTGATATGGCACTGCAAGAATACGGAGCCCAGACTCTTGCTGCACAGTTACTGCTTCCCAGAACAATTTCCAACAGGAAAAGTGCCTACAGTTTCCTGTATCTGTAGAGTGCTGCTGGAAATAGCCTTGCTTTGAACACTGAGGAATTACACTGGCCCATGTGCAACAGTGGCACACACTTCATTTATCTGACAGGTGAGGAAGCTCACCTCCTGAAAATTCCCAGGAGTGACTCACAGAGATCCTGTGCTTCCACAAAGCCTCTTTATTATGGCTTGTTGATTTTCCTCAGCTGAGAGCTTCTGGGGTGAGACATATTGTAGGAAGGCTGGGATCCTTCTCACAAGTACAAATATACATGAAACCACAAATAACCAGTGTTAAAGGAAGTGGAACTGCAGGGGATGGCCTAAGGTTGAACTGTGCAGTCTAAGGAAcacatgctgcttctttctaaACTTTCCCCCTCAAATAGGATTCATTGCACTTAATTAATGTGTATCAAGATCCAAGCAGGAAAGCACTGCTGCTAGTTCACCGTCAGGGATCCTCCGCTGGGATCTGGATCCACCATCCGTACCAGCCCTGGAGTATCTCACCAGGTAGAGCCAAATTCATTTCTGAATCTGTGCTGAAAACAAGCTGTGTGTTTCTCCTCCATGTGCACACTCTCCAAGGGAAGCCAGTGAGAGATGGGCGGGAGAGCACACACTGATGCACAGGGAATGCAGATCTTCCCAAAATCTCCTGGGAAATTGCCTGATGGAGGTTTTGCAGGTGCAGAATGAGATCCTCCTGCTGATGGGGATGCCAGGCTCCTGCTTCAAGAGTGATGCCCCATGTGTGCACCACGACAAAGCCATGGTGTAAGGGGAGCTGGAGGGAGCGGAGAGCTGCCGGTGCCCGCAGACACGCTCTGGGACCATCCCACACGTGCCAACAGCCAGAACAGCCTCTTGGAAACACATCTCACAGCAATACCCCCGGTTTCAAAGACACCACATATTGCAAAAATGCTCAGAAGTGGGACAGAAGTGTTTAGGGAAGCTTCAGCTGCACTCTGGCATTGTACAGCACAAAGAATAAGAGCACAACCAGAAAGCCATCTTTGAATAGAACAAAAATAGAACCTTTTTCACTGAAGAATACCTTATTTTGGCATGTGTGTTTGTTTACTTCAAAGTTATTTGTAAAATGCATGGTGGAGTTTGACCTCAGAGAAGTGAAAACAAGCTGTCTGAACTCCAGGTCACTTCTTCAAGAAAGTAATATTGTAAGTGATGAAAGCCTTGTCGGCTAATCTAAAGTTGTACAAGTTTTCTTGCTCTCGAGTTGACATTAAAAATCTTGCAGGTGCAAGATTGCAAAGCTCAAGAAGTTAATGAGCACAAAGACCACTCAGTTGTGTGTTGGGTTTAATTGTTTTTAGAGCATGCACATTTTTACCAGCCACTCATCACTTCATAAATCCAGGAGAGCTCTTCTCTCACTCCTGCAGTTCAACTGTCTCACTTTTCTGTGCATACTTTCCTCCCCCTTTCAAacaaagctgttctgtttttcacagcCCTATTTCTTCTCGAGGACTGACTCCTCCACACACCTCTCCTCGCAGTTTACACCAGGCAAGTTTCTGGCTGAGAGTTATCGGGAtcagctggggaggagggggaagggaagcgCTATCAGGAGTGCTGGGGGAGGTCAGGAATCTATTCATTTCATATTCATCTCCAGAAAAACAgcacagtaaaagaaaacatttgatcTTGCAGACAAACAGAACATTTAGCCAGTTGTTAGAAGTGATTAAAACACAGGGGCTGGGGAGCTCATCTTATGCTTTCATTCGTCACCTACCTAAGCATTAGCATTGCTCCCGTCATTTTGCTAAGTAAGAACAAGTATTAACCCCAAAGTGCCAGACTATGGCAGCTCAGTGAGACTTCTTCAGCCAGCTTGGAGACGTAATGAGCTTCTGTTTGCAGTCATCACTGATCAATGTCAGAGGAAATGGGGGCTCTTTGAGAAAGCCCATGAGTCAGACACCTCTCCCAAAGAGCCCCTCCCAAATCCAAAGGGATCAGCTTCTCCACAAGTGTATTGGACAGAAGACTGATACTCATGAACTATCCCACTGCCACCTGCAGACAGTCAAGCTATGGCTGAACTACCATGAAGACCATGCAAGCCTGAGACCCCTCACCTGTGCAATTTCCCGCTAAATGGCTTTTTGGTGTGCATTTTCCTATGTCACAATGACAATTAATGATACTCGAAAAGCTAAATCAGAAGAAGAGACTGCAGAAACATTCCACTCCAGAGAACACCTATTTTCATCCATGTGCACAGATCTTCTCTGAAGGACTTTCGAGGCGACCAGCTCTGAATTGCCGGTTTCTGGAGGGCGAGGATTCCTCCTTTGTCTTGTTGTCTTACTCTTGCTTGTATTTATCACAAacccaaaatgaaaacaaacacttcTCTTTTGAGGCTCTGACCAGGACAGCAGGAACAAAAGGACAGCTGAATGCAGGAACAAGTGTTATTGTGGTTTTCTATGACCCTTACTGTTCCTCGCAGGAGCAGCACCAGATGCACGATGAATGGCTGGGCAGAacagtgctgcagaggaacCTGCCCCAGGAAATGAGACACCTGGGTCCAGCTCTTGGCTCCTCCACTCCTTCACCGTGGTCTCAGCCAGCCAGCCTCTCTGGGTGTCAAAGCAGATGCACAAAGGAACCTCAAAGAACCATAAAGATCCTGCAGTGGCTGAGGAccacagcagtattttaaatctCTGCTGTATCTAGCAAAGGCAGAGTGCAGGGTGGGCAGCAGTTTCCATAAAACCTACCTATTCTGCCATAATAATGTGAGATTGTGAGTCTACTACCAGGAGGAGGATCTGTCTGGCACCAAGACTGCAAAAAACCCatccaaaccagaaaacaacaCCCTGACCAAAATGATAAATGAAAGGCAGGTTCCTCAGAGCATCAGATAGTACATACTATGGAAAAAACAAGAGCTAAGTTGCAACATCTTTTAAATTTATGtaatcaaaacaaagaaacagcaattAATAATGAACGCTTTGATAATGCAGACAACCAGCTTTGAGAACAACCTTTCCACTGGTCCAAATGGTTTTTAAATAAGACCTTCCGTCCTGAATCTCAGGGTTACCCAAAGTGTTGGTTAGTTTTACTCTCCTCATGAAAAAGGCAGTTTgttgggctgtgctggaggacaGCAAGCACTGCTATGGGGAATTCAAACATCATCATGTACCTTCCCTTGAAGAAGGAAGTTTTGATTCAATACTAGCTAACCATGGCATACTTTCTAAGGCTGGAACAACCGTTCCCtaaaagaacaggaaaggaaaacagctgtcGGTGAAGTGACCTGTCCTGGGAGAGGTGGCAAGGTGGTCACAGGGCACCTAACATCTCCTCTACCTCTAGATCTCACTTACCCACAGGCTTAGCCTGACATCTCACCTGTGCAGCTCGTCATCAGAGGGAGAGTACTTGGAGGTGACGTCTGCAAGGTCACCAAAGATCTGCTTGCTGTAAACGGTCAGTGAGGAGAGCAGGATGAGCTCCTGCCATGTAGAGCTGAGCAGGCAGGTATAGTCCTTGATGGAGAGTTCACAGAAGAACGGCAGCTTCTTGATCCAAGCAATCTGCCTGAAAAGCAACTCATCCGCCAGACGACACAACAACGCAAACAGCTCTGCCTGAGTCACTTTATACCTGCAGGCACAGTtaatatgaaagcaaaaaaaccattAAGAACATTGAATGACATCATTTGATCAGGCACTtgaaaagcaaggcaaaaccCCACAGGAATTCGTGTCCAAGTGCCCAGCGTGCCAGTTCCCAGGGTGTTGCAGAAGCTGTGATGGCCAGCACCCACCCTGCCCAGCCAAGGGTTGTGAGAGGAGCCACCCCAACCCCTGGGGTcacccaccccaccagcacccagcctCAGAGAGCCCTGCAGCTCTCACTAATGAATGGAATACCCAGCTTTTTTCCATCTATGTGTATTTTGCCAGCTACTATGCTACTACCAGGCCTTTTGTACAGTTAACGAAGTCTCAGGGCTGAAACCCATCGAACTCCACTCCTGCACAGGCTCAGCCTGGCCATGTAGCCTGGAACCCCACGCAAGGTCTGTGCATGCCAGCTCCAACCCCAGGCAAGGGCATAGGACATGCACAGGTTGGGGTCTGGTTTGCTGCTTGCACTGTGGCTGCATCTTCTCTCAGGGGATGTACTCCCTGTGCTGATCAAGCCATGAGCGCACGCACCCAGCTGCCCCCCTCGCTGTCAGcagcctctgtgtgtgcaggTAGGAAGAGCCAGACCGAAAGGACAGGCAGGAACACAGAGCTCTGGGCAGCCTCTTGCACCCACACAGTGCACGCTCACCCGTCCTCGATGAGCATCGGCGTGCCGAGCGGCTCCAGGTCCTCTGCTGACACCAACTGATTGATAAGACTGTGCGACTGGGGGTCCAGGCTGCGCGTCTGGGGGGGCATCAGAGCCGAGTGAGCAGAGTAGCTAAAAAGGTGCGGGAGGTACTGATAGTGCGTGGACACCGGTGTCCCGATATACTGATCCCTGAGTGCAGCGAATCCATTCAGCTCCACGGACctactggaaaaggaaaaacttttcAATATACCCCCCAAATTCCACCcaattcattaaaatgttgTAGCTAGCTCCACcagaaatgttaataaaatatatggaaagaaaacagaatgggAAATGCCTTTGTATTTAAACTTACACTAGGAATAATTTAGAGTGTGCAGACCAAACACCTTACATCTGCCCCACGTTGAGCCTGGCTCCGTGTTAGTTCCACTTAAAGGAGATGTGggaacagcagctgagcagccaTTCGGAGAGTAACAAAGCATTTCCACCCCAGCTTCCATAAAGGGCAGAATTTAGGATTGTAAACTAAGTATTTAGACAGTGAGTGAACACAAATATCTCCCAGCTTAAGACGCAACTGAAAGCAGATGGAATGCAAGTCTGAGATGCTCACTGTGTTTACAATCGAAGGCTGCATCAGGAGGCTGGCACTAACAGTAACTGACGTTAACATAACACCATCAATTAGTAACCTAAATGGAGTAATTTATGTTCAAAATCTGAGCACAGTGCAGAAAAAGAGCTTATTCTGAATGAGCAGTGAAAGGTAACCAAGTTCCCATGATTTGCAGAAAAGACTATCAATGCAAattaaaagatatattttaaatacaatttatttttttgccttcttttacATTTGCTGGTGAGGGTTTCACCTCCCAGTTCAATTCTTTTCAATCCAGTGGCTGTCTGCCTTAAAACACAATTAGAGATGTAAGAATCTGCAGTATGCTCAGTTTATGCAAAGACGTGCTCACGGTGTATTTTTCCTACATTGACCCAAAATATCACTCAGGGAAAGGCAGTCAGGATTACTGCCATGAGGAATTCTTCCAGGGGTCATTCCCACCTTGAAGATGGAGTAGAAACGGGTGAAGGCTGGTTGCTCTCAGAAACTCCATTTCCAGGGGAACTATGGTCACTGTCTCCGTTGTTGCTCCATGACATGTTCGCCTCTCCCTCAAATTCTTGCCCAGACATAATTCTCTCAATCTCTTCCTCTGATATCTGTCAAGCAGAGGATCGTTATGGTTacttcagctgagaaaaagaacaaggcAGAGCCTCTGTATGCAAACACCTTGACCGTACGGTTACATCCAACAGAGCTGAAACCACCCCAACACCAGGAGAAATGTTTTGCCATTCCTGCAGGTATCACATCTTTCCTTTACATTTAACAACATACATGAAAAATTCTATTTACAGCTAATTGTGGTGACCTCCAGCAGAACAATTTAAGTGATGATAACACAGTAGGCAGGAATGGACACATGAAAAGATGTCAAACACACACAGCAATAAGCCGTAAATCAGCCACTGTCACACAGTGAAAAACCTGGGCGTAATTGAGGCCAGTTCATTGGGAACATCACTCAGTACTGGCAGAGGTAAAGGCAAATGGAAAGTGGGACAGGCTCTGGTTTGATAAAGCAATTGGGAGAGGCAAGGTGACATATATAAAATTAGTCAGGAAAACATTTACAGGGAATCACTGTTCCCTGTTTTCCCTCAGAGAAGAGCCAGGTGGCACCCAAAGTAATCAAGCCTCTAATACTTAAAACAAGTATTGGAGAGTAATATATGTGAAGctaaaaaagactaaaaaaccccaaaattagTTCACTGAAGTACAAAGTTTTAACTGGAGAAATGTTGCACTAGTAGCGGGATAAACACAACATAAaagttttggggcttttttatttaattctgtgTGTCTCTTTGCGAGGCTGTCACAAAATACGGAAAGACCTTGAGTTAACATGCTGCCAGACAGTGCAGTGCGCTCTGAACATCATTTTCAAGAGCCAAACATTGCTCAGACAGCTTATTCCAGTCTTGCAGAAGTGTCAGAAAAACTCAGCACGCTTACCCAGGGACAGAATCTGAAGagtgcagcagctgaagagTCTCACCACAGGAAATGGACTTAATGGCATAACTTATGGTCCAACACTGGCTGATCATGCGTGTCTCAGATGAGCCCACTCTGGCTAGCAAAAGCTCCTGGTTTACTACAGCTACATTGCTCACAGAAGCACTAAAAATTGCTACCTGGCCAGAAATGCAGTCTTTGTTCTTCTGCGGCTTTAATCAGGAACTGATGCTGTTATAAATATCATgtttgcaaacagcagaaaatgttctATCATtacaaagaggttttttttactgtttgagCTAGGCTCTCTCTGATGCTGACCACAGGCACGGCTGCACTGTCTGATTCTTGCCTTTCTCTCCATCTGCTATGAAGGATCTTATTGAGCAAGCAGTGTGTCTGGTCGCTTGGCTTCTCATGGTTTGGCTTTGGGCTGGCGTGACTAGCCTTTTCACAGGCacacagagtcacagaaaatgctttcagtgttatttctatttgattaaaataaatagtaaacTCCTAAAAGACCTCTTTTCTAGAAGCAAGCTGGAAATGGCCATCATTTCTCACGTGTGCAGTACAAACTATTGGGCTGAATTACCTCGTGCTTTACAAGACATTTCCAGACAAGCTGTGCCATCAATCAGCAAGACATTTATCGGGTGCCCCGCTTGCAACAACTGAAGGAATTGCAGCAGGCAGCCCCTGAGATTTACTGGGAGCTGCGGAGCCGTCCTTGTGCAGCTCACAAAGGCCAGAGCGCCTCGAGCCTGCCCATGAATTCACACAGGCACCTGGGACTGCTCTGGGGACAAGCAAGCACCGAGCTTTATTTACAAATCTACAGTTCATGATGTATTTCTAATGCTTGTGGAGAGCCAAAGCCCTGCTATGCCAGCAGGAGGCATAGCATGGCTGAGAAAGGCTCAATCAAATCAACCCTGGCCCCATCCTAAGGTGCTGCCACAGTCTGAGCCCACCACCGCGAGAGGAGCTGTGTGCCAAGGCCAAGAGAGCAAAAGCTGAAGGGAACCATGGAGAAACAGCCAGACATGCTCACCTGGACAGGTCCGatgcttttgtttctgcctCCTGGCATGCCATCTTCTCTGattgctgaaagaaaacaagcaaaccttGGTGAGGAAGGCTACTGTTGGGTATTCCAGAAGTCTATAAGAAGGTATCGACtgttctgaagaaaaatctttgtgcCTTAAAAGATTCATTT harbors:
- the NR6A1 gene encoding nuclear receptor subfamily 6 group A member 1 isoform X3, encoding MELEPPAELPEPRAAAKGPPRNATDVEQMSSSSPVLPMNSMGNERVDQRTCLICGDRATGLHYGIISCEGCKGFFKRSICNKRVYRCSRDKNCVMSRKQRNRCQYCRLLKCLQMGMNRKAIREDGMPGGRNKSIGPVQISEEEIERIMSGQEFEGEANMSWSNNGDSDHSSPGNGVSESNQPSPVSTPSSSRSVELNGFAALRDQYIGTPVSTHYQYLPHLFSYSAHSALMPPQTRSLDPQSHSLINQLVSAEDLEPLGTPMLIEDGQIAWIKKLPFFCELSIKDYTCLLSSTWQELILLSSLTVYSKQIFGDLADVTSKYSPSDDELHRFSEEGMEVMERLIYLFRKFNQLKVSNEEYACMKAINFLNQDIRGLTNASQLEQLNKRYWYVCQDFTEYKYPHQPNRFPDLMMCLPEIRYIAGKMVNVPLEQLPLLFKAVLHSCKTSVSKE
- the NR6A1 gene encoding nuclear receptor subfamily 6 group A member 1 isoform X4, with the translated sequence MKRDSTCMEDERVDQRTCLICGDRATGLHYGIISCEGCKGFFKRSICNKRVYRCSRDKNCVMSRKQRNRCQYCRLLKCLQMGMNRKAIREDGMPGGRNKSIGPVQISEEEIERIMSGQEFEGEANMSWSNNGDSDHSSPGNGVSESNQPSPVSTPSSSRSVELNGFAALRDQYIGTPVSTHYQYLPHLFSYSAHSALMPPQTRSLDPQSHSLINQLVSAEDLEPLGTPMLIEDGYKVTQAELFALLCRLADELLFRQIAWIKKLPFFCELSIKDYTCLLSSTWQELILLSSLTVYSKQIFGDLADVTSKYSPSDDELHRFSEEGMEVMERLIYLFRKFNQLKVSNEEYACMKAINFLNQDIRGLTNASQLEQLNKRYWYVCQDFTEYKYPHQPNRFPDLMMCLPEIRYIAGKMVNVPLEQLPLLFKAVLHSCKTSVSKE
- the NR6A1 gene encoding nuclear receptor subfamily 6 group A member 1 isoform X1 — translated: MELEPPAELPEPRAAAKGPPRNATDVEQMSSSSPVLPMNSMGNERVDQRTCLICGDRATGLHYGIISCEGCKGFFKRSICNKRVYRCSRDKNCVMSRKQRNRCQYCRLLKCLQMGMNRKAIREDGMPGGRNKSIGPVQISEEEIERIMSGQEFEGEANMSWSNNGDSDHSSPGNGVSESNQPSPVSTPSSSRSVELNGFAALRDQYIGTPVSTHYQYLPHLFSYSAHSALMPPQTRSLDPQSHSLINQLVSAEDLEPLGTPMLIEDGYKVTQAELFALLCRLADELLFRQIAWIKKLPFFCELSIKDYTCLLSSTWQELILLSSLTVYSKQIFGDLADVTSKYSPSDDELHRFSEEGMEVMERLIYLFRKFNQLKVSNEEYACMKAINFLNQDIRGLTNASQLEQLNKRYWYVCQDFTEYKYPHQPNRFPDLMMCLPEIRYIAGKMVNVPLEQLPLLFKAVLHSCKTSVSKE
- the NR6A1 gene encoding nuclear receptor subfamily 6 group A member 1 isoform X2, yielding MELEPPAELPEPRAAAKGPPRNATDVEQMSSSSPVLPMNSMGNERVDQRTCLICGDRATGLHYGIISCEGCKGFFKRSICNKRVYRCSRDKNCVMSRKQRNRCQYCRLLKCLQMGMNRKAIREDGMPGGRNKSIGPVQISEEEIERIMSGQEFEGEANMSWSNNGDSDHSSPGNGVSESNQPSPVSTPSSRSVELNGFAALRDQYIGTPVSTHYQYLPHLFSYSAHSALMPPQTRSLDPQSHSLINQLVSAEDLEPLGTPMLIEDGYKVTQAELFALLCRLADELLFRQIAWIKKLPFFCELSIKDYTCLLSSTWQELILLSSLTVYSKQIFGDLADVTSKYSPSDDELHRFSEEGMEVMERLIYLFRKFNQLKVSNEEYACMKAINFLNQDIRGLTNASQLEQLNKRYWYVCQDFTEYKYPHQPNRFPDLMMCLPEIRYIAGKMVNVPLEQLPLLFKAVLHSCKTSVSKE